In Ferribacterium limneticum, a genomic segment contains:
- a CDS encoding DUF1289 domain-containing protein — MNDEELYQCVGICMADPDSGYCLGCGRPPLSAPDIVAELVVPTTTQPANRDGSPEKPE; from the coding sequence ATGAACGACGAAGAACTCTACCAATGCGTCGGCATCTGCATGGCCGACCCCGATTCCGGCTATTGCCTCGGCTGCGGCCGGCCGCCGCTGAGCGCACCGGACATCGTCGCCGAGCTGGTCGTGCCAACGACAACGCAGCCGGCCAATCGTGATGGCAGCCCGGAAAAGCCGGAATGA
- a CDS encoding DUF1289 domain-containing protein has protein sequence MTTSPCINICKMDASNGLCQGCLRTIDEITAWSRLDDAGQQHILANVARRRHEQAPQECNSRSNTNTK, from the coding sequence ATGACCACCTCACCCTGCATCAACATCTGCAAGATGGATGCGAGCAACGGCCTGTGCCAAGGTTGCTTGCGCACTATCGATGAAATCACGGCCTGGTCGCGCCTCGACGACGCCGGGCAGCAGCACATCCTGGCCAACGTCGCCCGGCGACGCCACGAACAGGCTCCGCAGGAATGCAATAGTCGCAGCAACACCAACACAAAATGA